Proteins from one Ananas comosus cultivar F153 linkage group 5, ASM154086v1, whole genome shotgun sequence genomic window:
- the LOC109710945 gene encoding uncharacterized protein At2g34160-like translates to MEEVTEGVNNLSITEPHKKNRIQVSNTKKPLFFYVNLAKRYMQQHNEVELSALGMAIATVVTIAEILKNNGLAVEKKITTSTVDVKDETRGRSIQKAKIEILLGKTENFDELMAAAAEEKEAGDGEEQS, encoded by the exons ATGGAGGAGGTCACTGAGGGAGTGAACAACCTCAGCATCACGGAGCCGCACAAGAAGAATCGGATCCAGGTCTCCAACACTAAGAAGCCGCTCTTCTTTTACGTCAACCTCGCCAAG AGATATATGCAGCAGCATAACGAAGTCGAGCTTTCGGCTCTGGGAATGG CTATCGCAACTGTCGTGACAATCGCGGAGATTCTGAAGAACAATGGCCTTGCTGTCGAGAAGA AGATCACGACTTCTACAGTTGACGTGAAGGACGAAACAAGGGGAAGATCAATTCAGAAAGCAAAG ATTGAGATATTGCTGGGGAAGACAGAGAACTTCGATGAATTGATGGCTGCTGCAGCAGAAGAGAAGGAGGCGGGTGACGGTGAGGAGCAGAGCTGA